A section of the Triticum dicoccoides isolate Atlit2015 ecotype Zavitan chromosome 7A, WEW_v2.0, whole genome shotgun sequence genome encodes:
- the LOC119328694 gene encoding uncharacterized protein LOC119328694: MVVSTAPSPHRDCPIEILDGDVVPPLPPSHAEAVVSPSLPSLIGAVVSSPSASARAPATLPRPFLSSKNKGHASKNKGHVSTDEVHAAATLCSLVPMTQDPHQGYLGEKQRLAKKSLRSLLLVPIVGSPGVNVVLSQASPRLGVKRSSPTLPQIPQPPFSIFGDPRHQ, encoded by the exons ATGGTGGTGTCGACGGCGCCATCTCCACATCGGGACTGCCCTATTGAAATCCTCGATGGAGATGTTGTCCCTCCACTGCCTCCCTCACATGCTGAAGCTGTGGTTTCTCCGTCGCTTCCCTCCTTGATTGGAGCTGTTGTTTCGTCACCTTCCGCTTCAGCAAGGGCTCCGGCAACCTTGCCGCGCCCTTTCCTATCCTCCAAGAACAAAGGGCATGCATCCAAGAACAAAGGGCATGTGTCAACTGATGAAGTCCATGCAGCTGCAACACTTTGTTCCCTTGTCCCAATGACCCAAGATCCTCACCAAG GTTACTTAGGAGAAAAGCAAAGACTCGCAAAGAAGAGCCTGAGGTCACTGTTACTGGTGCCCATAGTGGGATCCCCAGGGGTTAATGTCGTGTTATCTCAGGCATCTCCAAGATTAGGTGTGAAACGATCATCGCCAACACTGCCTCAGATTCCTC AACCTCCGTTCAGTATATTTGGAGACCCTCGGCATCAGTAG
- the LOC119328698 gene encoding probable xyloglucan endotransglucosylase/hydrolase protein 23, with protein sequence MAVSVLAILLASCALAAASFDKEFDVTWGDGRGKILDNGQLLTLGLDKVSGSGFQSKHEYLYGKIDMQLKLVPGNSAGTVTAYYLSSQGPTHDEIDFEFLGNVTGEPYTLHTNVFTQGQGQREQQFRLWFDPTNDFHTYSILWNPKHIIFMVDDMPIRDFRNLEGKGIAFPKNQPMRLYSSLWNADDWATQGGRVKTDWSHAPFSASYRGFKADACVVTAGGKPHCGASVGTEVAPGIGGAAAAGDWYNQELDLTRQERMRWVQSNYMIYNYCTDPKRVATGVPAECSM encoded by the exons ATGGCGGTGTCGGTGCTGGCCATCCTGCTCGCCTCTTGTgccctggcggcggcgagcttcgacaAGGAGTTCGACGTCACCTGGGGTGACGGGCGCGGCAAGATCCTCGACAACGGCCAGCTCCTCACGCTGGGGCTCGATAAGGTCTCCGGCTCCGGGTTCCAGTCCAAGCACGAGTACCTCTACGGCAAGATCGACATGCAGCTCAAGCTCGTCCCCGGCAACTCCGCCGGCACCGTCACGGCCTACTAC CTGTCGTCGCAGGGGCCGACGCACGACGAGATCGACTTCGAGTTCCTGGGCAACGTCACCGGCGAGCCGTACACGCTGCACACCAACGTGTTCACGCAGGGGCAGGGCCAACGGGAGCAGCAGTTCCGCCTTTGGTTCGATCCCACCAACGACTTCCACACCTACTCCATCCTCTGGAACCCCAAGCACATCAT CTTCATGGTGGACGACATGCCGATCAGAGACTTCAGGAACCTGGAGGGAAAGGGCATCGCATTCCCCAAGAACCAGCCGATGCGCCTCTACTCCAGCCTCTGGAACGCCGACGACTGGGCCACGCAGGGCGGCCGCGTCAAGACGGACTGGTCCCATGCCCCGTTCTCCGCCTCGTACCGCGGCTTCAAGGCCGACGCGTGCGTGGTGACCGCGGGCGGCAAGCCGCACTGCGGCGCCAGCGTCGGCACGGAGGTCGCCCCAGGCATTGGTGGCGCAGCCGCGGCCGGCGACTGGTACAACCAGGAGCTGGATCTGACGCGGCAGGAGCGCATGCGTTGGGTGCAGAGCAATTACATGATCTACAACTACTGCACTGACCCCAAGCGCGTCGCCACGGGCGTCCCCGCCGAGTGCTCCATGTAG